A segment of the Brevibacterium zhoupengii genome:
TGAGGAATGAGCTCCACTCGATCATTTCGTATCTCCCTTGTCTGCGCGGGACTCGTCGACATCGGTCTCCGCCGCTATACCGCGCACAGCGCTGGAGTCTGCGCCGGCAGCCGCATCGGAGCTGGAAGCAGCCCCGGAGTCTGTACCGACAGCGACGCCGGCGTCGGACTTCGCCTCTGCCTTGGCGGCCTGGCGCTGGTCACGGGCATCGATGCGCGCGGCACGTTTCATAGCAGCGCGTTTGCGGTTGCGGTCCTTGCGAATCTTGCGCTTGCGGCCGCGAATTCCGACTGCCTCGCCGACGGTGTCGAAGTTCGAGAGGTCTGTCTGCTTGGCCTTGAGTGAGCTGAGGAAGATCCAGAGGACGGCAATGACTGCAATGATCGTGTCGATGACGACCCCGACTGTGCCGAGGTGGGCGATGCCGGCAGCGACAGCGCCGACGATTCCCGCCGCCGGGATGGTGAACAGCCAACCAGAGGCAATGCGTCCGGCGGTGGACCACTGAACATCGGCGCCCTTGCGTCCCAGTCCCGAGCCGAGCACCGAGCCCGAGGCGACCTGCGTCGTCGACAGGGCGAAGCCCAGGTGCGACGAAGCGAGGATGGCAGCTGCGGTCGAGGTCTCGGCGGCCAGCCCCTGAGCGGGTTTGACGGTTGTGAGCTTCGTGCCCAGGGTATCGATGATTCGCCATCCGCCGACGTAGGTGCCCAAGGCGATCGCCAGCGCGCAGGTGGTGATGACCCAGAGGTGTGGACCGGTTCCGTGATCCTGCAGGTTCGCGGACACGAGCACGAGGGTGATGACTCCCATGGTCTTCTGAGCGTCATTGGTCCCGTGTGCCAGCGCCACGAGCGAGGAGCTGAAGATCTGACCGTATTTGAACGGCGCCCGGTGCGCAGTCTTACCCTCGCCGTTGCGGCGCGTGATGGAGTAGGCCAGTCGGGTGCAAAGATAAGCGCCCACACCGGCGATGATCGGGGCCGCGAGCGCGGGCAGGACCACCTTGGACAAGAACACGCCGAAGTCGACGGAGTTGAGACCGGCGCCGACGATTGCGGCACCGATCAAGCCACCGAACAGTGCGTGCGAGGACGATGACGGCAGGCCGAAGCGCCAGGTCGCCATGTTCCAGATGATCGCACCGATGAGACCGGCAAGGATGAAGTCCGGAGTGATCTGGACTCCCCCACCACCTTCTTTGATGATGCCCCCAGAGATGGTCTTGGCCACCTCGGTGGAGAGGAAGGCTCCGACGAGGTTGAGCAGCGCTGCCAGGGTGACCGCCGTCTTCGGCTTGATCGCGCCCGTGGCGATCGGTGTCGCCATCGCATTGGCTGTGTCGTGAAAGCCATTGGTGAAGTCAAAGAACAGTGCCAGTACGATGACCAGCACGACGACGAAGATGATTTCCACTAAGCGACCTTGAACGTAGACACAACTCGGACCGTGGATGATTTAGCTGACGGGCAGCGACCTCAATCTGCGAAAAGTCTACCGCCTATTTCCCCTTGTCTTCACTTACTGTTCGACAGAACTCCACTCAGGACACTCTGCGTTCACTTCTGAACTGGCCGAACGTACTCTCACCGGGTGCGAAATGTATTGCTGTTCACAGTCCACCCGGCGAGGGCCGAAAAGGTCAGTTGACGTATTCGTCGGCGATGCTCAGCGCCTGGTCGAGCGCGTCGAGGCCGAAGCGCACGTCTTCGTCGGGCGTGTTCAGCGGCGGTACGACGTGGATCCGGTTGAAGTTCGCAAACGGCAGCACCCCGTCTGACTTCATCGCAGCGATCACTCGGTTCATCTCCGGTGAGCTGCCGCCGTAGGCAGCCATCGGCTCACGGGTGGTTCGATCCTTGACCAGCTCGACGGCCCAGAAACATCCCATTCCGCGAATGTCGCCGATCGAGGGGTGGCGCTGGGCCATCTCGTGCAGCGCGGGTCCGATGATGTCGCGGCCCAGCCGCTCGGCGTTGCCGATCATGTCCTCATCGCGCATGGCTGTGATCGTCGCCACCGCTGCCGCACACGCCAGTGGATGGCCCGAGTAGGTCAGTCCGCCCGGGTAGACGCGATCACGGAAGGTCTCGAAGATGTCATCGGAGATCGCGACTCCACCGAGGGGAACATAGCCGGAGTTCACTCCCTTGGCGAAGGTGAGCAGGTCCGGCGTCACTCCCCAATGATCCACGGCGAACCAGGCGCCAGTCCGCCCGAAGCCAGCCATCACCTCGTCGGCGATGAAGACGATTCCGTGACGCGATGTCAGCTCCCGCACCCCCTCGAGGTACCCGGCCGGCGGCCCGTAGATGCCGGCCGTTCCGGGCACGGTCTCGAGGATGAGCGCGGCGATGTTGGACGGCCCTTCTAACGTGATCATGTCTTCGAGGTGCTGCAGCGCCCGCTGCGTCTCCTCTGCTTCGGTCGTCGCCCCGAAGTAGGAACGGTACTGATAGGCGGGCATGAAGTGGACGATGCCTTCGGCTGAGTAGTCGTTGGCGAAGCGCCGCGGGTCACCGGTGACATTGACGGCCAGCTGGGTGCCGCCGTGATAGCTGCGGTAGGCGGAGAGCACCTTGGTCCGCCCGGTGTGCAGACGCGCCATCCGGATTGCGTGCTCGTTGGCATCGGCACCACCATTGGTGAAGAACACGTGGTCGAGGTCGCCGGGGGTGACCTCGGTGATGAGCCGGGCGGCTTCGGACCGAGCATCGTTGACGTGCTGAGGCGCAATGGTGCACAGCTTCGTTGCCTGCTCTTGGATCGCGGCGACGACCTTCGGGTGCTGGTGACCGATGTTCGTGTTCACCAGCTGTGATGACATGTCGAGCAGCTTCCGGCCCTCCCCGTCCCAAACATAGGGGCCCTCGGCTGCCAGCACGGTCATCGGGGTGAACGGGCCCTGCGCCTGCCAGGAATGGAAGACGTGCGCCCGATCCAGATCATGCGCCCGCCGGCCAGCGCTGAGCTCTTCCGCGGTGATCGTGCGACCGTCGGCGGTCGTGCTTTCGTCATACGCTCGGGCTTCGGCATCGGAAGTGGTCATAGCGTCGGTGGTGGTATTGATGGTTGTCATGAGTGTTCTGCTTTCGTGAACGGGTGTGGGTGCCCGCCTCGGTGATCGGTGTGCTCACCACCGAGGCGGGTCAGTCGCCGAGGTCGGTCAGTCGTTGGTGGGGAATCCGAGATTGAGTCCGCCGTGGCTGGGGTCGAGCCAGCGTGAGGTCACGACCTTGCCCCGGGTGAAGAATTGGACTCCTTCCTCGCCGTAGGCGTGGGTGTCGCCGAACAACGAGTTCTTCCAGCCGCCGAAGGAGTAGTACCCGACAGGCACCGGAATGGGGACGTTGACGCCGATCATGCCGACTTCGATCTCGTTCTCGTAACGTCGTGCTGCGCCGCCGTCGTTGGTGAAGATCGCTGTGCCGTTGCCGTAGGGGTTGGCGTTGATGAGTTCGATGCCCTCGTCATAGCCCGGGACCCGGACGACTGCGAGGACGGGGCCGAAGATCTCCTCGGTGTAGATCGACATGTCGGGTGTGACATGGTCGAACAACGTCGGGTTGAGGAAGAAGCCTTCTGAGTGCTCGTGCTCCCGTCCGTCGAGGACGAGAGTTGCACCGGATTCCTCGCCGGCGTCGATGTAGCCGGCGACCTTGTCCCGATGAGCCCCGGTCACCAGCGGTCCCATGTCCGGTTCCGTGGTGCCGTCGCCGATGCGCAGGGTGCGCGTGCGTTCGGCGATCTTGCCCACGAGCTCATCGGCGATCGATTCGACGGCGACGACCACGGAGATCGCCATGCACCGCTCTCCTGCTGCACCGTATCCGGCGTTGACGGCGGCGTCCGCGGCGAGATCGAGGTCCGCATCGGGCAGGACCATCATGTGGTTCTTCGCTCCGCCGAGGGCCTGGACGCGTTTGCCGGTGGCCGTTCCGTTCTCGTAGACGTACTTCGCAATCGGGGTCGAGCCGACGAAGGACACCGAGGCGACCTCGGGACTGTCCAGGATGGTGTCGACGGCCTCCTTGTCGCCGTGGACGACGTTGAATACTCCGTCGGGCAGGCCTGCTTCCTTCCACAGCTCGGCGATCCAGTTCGCCGCCGAGGGGTCCTTCTCCGATGGTTTGAGTACGACCGTGTTCCCGGTCGCGATGGCGACGGGGAAGAACCACATCGGAACCATAGCCGGGAAGTTGAACGGGGAGATGATCGCAGAGACACCCACGGGCTGCCGCAGTGAGTGCACGTCGATCTTCGTCGAAGCGTTCTCAGTGTGGCCGCCCTTGAGCTGGTGTGCGATGCCGCAGGCGAATTCCACAACCTCTTGGCCCCGTGCAACTTCGCCGAGCGCGTCGGAGACGACCTTGCCGTGTTCGGCGGTGATGATCTCCGCGAGCTCCTGCTTGCGTGCGTTGAGCAGCTCACGGAAGTTGAACAGGATGGAGGTCCGACGGGCCAGGGAGGTGTCGCGCCAGGCGGGGAACGCCTCGGCGGCGGAGGCGATCGCTGATTCGACGGTGGTGCGTGAGGCCAGCGCGACCTGCCCGGCGACTCGCCCTGTGGCAGGATTCATAATATCGCCGAGGCGGGTCCCAGCATCGGTGGGAACGTCCTGGCCGTTGATCCAGTGAGAAACGGTTGGCATGATTCATCCTTCAGCGTCGACGGTCTTTGTGCTGACACCAGTGTGCTCGGAGCAGCGCAGCCGCAACAGCGTCACACTGTCAGGATCTCTCCACCGACCTTTACACTGTGTAAATGGATGATCGGGAGAGAACTCAGCGGGAAGGCGACGACACGAGCGCAGCAGATCAGGCCGTCGCCGCACTGACCGTCGCTGAGCTCCTCGACGTCGAGGAGATCAGCAGCGGCGGACCGGAGATCGTCTCCGGAGATGACCAGCTGGGCCGAGGAATCCGCTGGGTCCACATCGCCGATTCCGAACGGGTCGAACGCTTCCTCGAGGGCGGAGAGCTCGTCCTCACTACGGCTCGCACTTTTCGCGAGTCGCCCGCAGCCATGGCAGAGTTCTTCGACCAACTCGAACGCGCCGATGCTTCCGGCACGATCGTCGAACTCGTCGACGAGGACTCGGCACCGGACCCTGAAGCCGCCGAGGTCCTGCGTCAAGCCGCCGCAGGGCGGACGCTGCCGGTGATCCTGTTGAGTCATCGGATCAAGTTCGTGCGGATCACGGAACTCGCTCACCGCAGGCTCCTCGCACAGCAGCTCTCCCAGCTCGAACGCGCCCGCGAGATCCACGAGACCTACACTCGGCTCAGCCTCGAGCGCGCCGAGGCTCAGACCATCGTCGACCGGACTGCCGAACTCCTCGCCGCCCCGGTCGTCCTCGAAGACGTCGCTCACCGCGTCCTCGCCCATGCAGGGCGCGGTTCCGAGTCGATCACCCAGGACTGGTCGGATCTCGTCTCCGCTCCCGGCGCCGACGGCGAGCGCAGATGGCAGCAGACGCCCGTGGGTCTGCGTGCCCGTCGGTGGGGGCGACTGGTCGTCCCCGGGCCCACCGAATCCGGAGTGCCGGTCGACCAGATCATCGACCGGGCCGGTGAGGCGCTGACACTGACGAGGATGGCCGATCGCGACGAGCAGGATCTGCTGCTGCAGGCTCAGAGCGGCCTGGTCAGGGAGATCGCAGACACCGATGACCTCGACGAGCAACGCGCTCGGGCACGTGCCCGCTCACTTGGCTTCGTCCCACCGGAGGGGGCCGCGCTGGTGCCCGTGGTGGTCAGGCTCGATCGGGATCCGGCCGCTGATCCGACTCGGCTCCAACTGCGGGAGCGTGGACTCACCGCGGAACTCGTCTCCGCCGCGACCCGCCAGCACATGGCCTGCCTGTCGACGAGTCTGCAGTCGGGCTCCTTCGGCCTCATCCTCGCCCTGAGCGGGAGCCGAGACGAGACACAGGCCCTCGAGCGCCTCCTCACCGAGGAGGTCGAGCACTCGACGATCTGGACTGTGGGTATCGGCCGGAGCACCACCTCACTGCTGGACGCGGTCGCCCGGCTGGACTCCGCTGCACAGGTCGCCGAGGTGGCTTCCACCCTCGAGGTGCGCGAGCGACCCTTCTACCGATCGGGCGACGTCAGGCTCCGTGGCCTGCTGTCAGTCCTCGGCCACGATTCGCGACTGCGCGCCTTCGCAGAAGGCGAGCTCGGACCCCTGCTCGGCAGCACACCGGCTGACACGGAGATGCGCGATTTCCTCGAGCTCTTCCTGGCCCATGGTGGAAACAAATCGGCGGTGGCGCGGGCCGGGTTCCTGTCCCGGCCCGCGCTCTACGCGCGCATCGCCAAACTGGAGTCCAGCCTCGGCGTCTCATTGGCCGACGCCGAGTCGCGCACTGCTCTGCACGTTGCCCTGCTGTGGTGGCGTATGAACGACTGACCGCGAAACCGGGCTAGGCCATCAGCTCGTACTGCCCTGCTTTGAGCTTCTGCCAATAGTCCCTGAAGTCGCCGCGGACCATCTTCGCAAGCAGAAACAGTCCGATGCCGTTGCAGACGGCGGGGAGGAAGAACACCGAATCCGTGAACACGATGATCGGCCCCAGCGAGACCGATGCGCCGATGACCGTGAAGCAGAGGAAGATGACCTTGTAGACGTTCTCGGCAGACTTTCGGTATCCGAATCCCTTCATGCCGTAGAAGGTGTTGCTGAGCACCGTGGAGAAGGCGAACAGAACAACTGCAACAGCGAGCACATAGGGGAACCATTCCGCGACCGTGGCAAATGATCGCGAGGTAAGTGTCACACCGTTCACCGCGTCCGGGTCGCTGTCTCGCCAGACTCCTGTGATGACGACGACGAGCGCGGTCATCGTGCAGACGATGATCGTGTCGACGAAGGGTTCGAGCGAGGCGACGAACCCTTCCGTCTGCGGTCGATTCGTCCGCACCGTCGAGTGCGCAATGGGGGCATCTCCGATTCCGGCCGAGTTCGAATAGGCAGCCCGCTGGAACCCGACTATGAGAGACCCGATGACGCCCCCTGCAACCCCCTCCGGGTTGAAGGCGCCGGTGACGATCGCAGTCACTGCCTGCGGGATCTCAGTGAAATTGGCACCAAGCACGATGAGGCAGGCGACGATGTAGATCACCGCCATCGCCGGGACCAGAACACCCGTAACCTTGGCCAGAGACCGGATTCCGCCGATGATGACGAAACCAGTGATGACGGCCAGGATGACGCCGAGCAGCCACCTGTTGTCCGAAAGCCACGTGCCGAAGCTTCCGGTTCCACTGACTTCGACGATCTGAGCGACGGCCTGATTCGACTGGAAGGCATTCGTGCCGATCGCGGCGATCATCATGAAGAACGCCCACAGCGCGGCCAGGATCTTTCCGAGCCTCGCGCGGCCGATCTCCGCGAGTCCGTCGCGCAGGTAGTACATCGGCCCACCGGAGGTGGTCCCGTCGGCGTGGACTCGACGATACTTGACGGCGAGGAAGCATTCGGCCATCTTCGTCGACATCGCAAGGAATCCGGCGACGATCATCCAGAAGGTCGCCCCGGGGCCGCCCAGACTGATGGCCACCGCAACGCCGGCGATGTTGCCGAGTCCGACTGTCGAGGACAGAGCTGTGGCCAGCGCCTGGAAGTGACTGACTTCCCCCACGGCGTCGGGTGTGGTGTACCGACCGCGGACAAGGTCATAGGCGTGCTTCATTCCACGGACGTTGAGGAACTTCAGCCACAGCGTGAAGAAGAGCCCCAGGGCCACGAGCCAGAGCACGATGATCGGGACTTCGGTGCCGAAGATCGGCAGCGGATAGAAGACCACGGATTCGACGGCCTTCGCGAATGGACCGAAGTACTTCTCCAGCGCGGCGTCGATTCCTGCAGCTGGAGCGTCGGCGGCGAGGAGACTCAGTTCGAGGGCCATCAGGGGACCACCACCACTGGGACCGGCGCATGTTGAACCAGACGATTGACTGTGGAGCCGAAGATCGCATTCACCCGTGCGGGCGACGACCACCATGTCGTACAGGCCTGTTTCGGCGAGATCGGCGAGCACCTCGGAGGGACGACCATGGCGGACTTGGGCGACCAGTTCGATCTTCTCGAAGTGTCCTTCCGCCTTGGCCCATTCGACGATCGGGTCGAGGGTCTCCGCTTGGGCGCGTCCGCGCTCCAGAGCCACCTGTCCGGGCCGAGATTCGTTGTCCACCGTGGTCGGGAAGGCGAACTTCGACCAGTAGACAACGTGCGCGATCGCGACTCTGCCTCCGGTCACGGCCGCTCGCTCGATCGCGAACCGTGCCGCTCTGACCGAATTCTGACTGTGGTCGATTCCGACCAGCATTGATTCCATGATCTCTCCCTGTCTCATCATCGAAAACCGCCGCCGGACTCTCCTGTCCGACGTTCAGGTCAAGGAACTGCAGAATAGTTTGTCATACAATAACGATCTGAGGGAAGAGATTGCTCGCGCTCGAAAAAGAGTGAGGGATCACCCAGGAGTCACGCGGCATACACAGATGCACCATCCTGCGCCTGAATATTCGCTGATCACGGGAGATCGACAACGATCAGCCCCGACAGCGGAGAGCCTCTCCCTGATGACAAGACGGCCAGTGCGAAGTATTATTGTCACACAATGACTGACAGAGCATCGTGCGGCGCAGGAGACGCAGGCAAGCGCGGCGAGTGCTGCAGGGACGCGCGACGACAACAGCTCTGCGGCAGACTGAGACCGAATCGGCCGCGTCCGCCCATACAGCCGCGGCCGAGACACAGCGGCAGCCGGCACACAGCCGCTGTCTGAACACAGCCCAAAACTTCAGAACACAATCGCGAAAATCAATGAGGAGCATTATGTCGAACTACCGAGTCCAGAACCCTGCTACCGGTGAGGTCGTCGAGGAATTCACCGAGGCCACCGATGCACAGATCGACACCGCCGTCAGCGCCGCGCACGCCGCCTACCTGTCGTGGAAAGACACCGACATCCAGGAACGTGCCGCAATCGTGCGTCGCGCAGCGGCGCTGTTCATGGAGCGCAAAGATGAACTAGCCGCAGCCATATGCCTCGAGATGGGCAAATCGATGGCCGAATCATATGACGAAGTCGAATTCGCCGCGGACATCATCGACTACTACGGTGTCCATGGCCCCACTCTGGCCACCGACTATCAGATCCCGTCCACGATCCCCGGCACTGCTCGAATCGAGGCCCTGCCAGTCGGCGCCCTCCTCGGTGTCATGCCATGGAACTTCCCGTATTACCAGGTGGCCCGGTTCGCCGCTCCCAACCTCGTCCTCGGCAACACCATCATGCTCAAACACGCCGACGTCTGCGGTCGCTCCGCTCTGCTCATCGAGGACATCTTCCGTGAGGCCGGAGTCCCCGAAGGCGGATACTCGCACCTCTTCGCCAACCATGACCAGATCGCGTCCATCATCGCCGATCCTCGAGTTCAAGGAGTGTCACTGACCGGCTCGGAACGCGCCGGAGCGATCATCGGTGCGCAGGCAGGCCGGAACCTCAAGAAGGCGGTCCTCGA
Coding sequences within it:
- a CDS encoding inorganic phosphate transporter, which translates into the protein MEIIFVVVLVIVLALFFDFTNGFHDTANAMATPIATGAIKPKTAVTLAALLNLVGAFLSTEVAKTISGGIIKEGGGGVQITPDFILAGLIGAIIWNMATWRFGLPSSSSHALFGGLIGAAIVGAGLNSVDFGVFLSKVVLPALAAPIIAGVGAYLCTRLAYSITRRNGEGKTAHRAPFKYGQIFSSSLVALAHGTNDAQKTMGVITLVLVSANLQDHGTGPHLWVITTCALAIALGTYVGGWRIIDTLGTKLTTVKPAQGLAAETSTAAAILASSHLGFALSTTQVASGSVLGSGLGRKGADVQWSTAGRIASGWLFTIPAAGIVGAVAAGIAHLGTVGVVIDTIIAVIAVLWIFLSSLKAKQTDLSNFDTVGEAVGIRGRKRKIRKDRNRKRAAMKRAARIDARDQRQAAKAEAKSDAGVAVGTDSGAASSSDAAAGADSSAVRGIAAETDVDESRADKGDTK
- a CDS encoding aspartate aminotransferase family protein; the protein is MTTINTTTDAMTTSDAEARAYDESTTADGRTITAEELSAGRRAHDLDRAHVFHSWQAQGPFTPMTVLAAEGPYVWDGEGRKLLDMSSQLVNTNIGHQHPKVVAAIQEQATKLCTIAPQHVNDARSEAARLITEVTPGDLDHVFFTNGGADANEHAIRMARLHTGRTKVLSAYRSYHGGTQLAVNVTGDPRRFANDYSAEGIVHFMPAYQYRSYFGATTEAEETQRALQHLEDMITLEGPSNIAALILETVPGTAGIYGPPAGYLEGVRELTSRHGIVFIADEVMAGFGRTGAWFAVDHWGVTPDLLTFAKGVNSGYVPLGGVAISDDIFETFRDRVYPGGLTYSGHPLACAAAVATITAMRDEDMIGNAERLGRDIIGPALHEMAQRHPSIGDIRGMGCFWAVELVKDRTTREPMAAYGGSSPEMNRVIAAMKSDGVLPFANFNRIHVVPPLNTPDEDVRFGLDALDQALSIADEYVN
- a CDS encoding CoA-acylating methylmalonate-semialdehyde dehydrogenase, whose translation is MPTVSHWINGQDVPTDAGTRLGDIMNPATGRVAGQVALASRTTVESAIASAAEAFPAWRDTSLARRTSILFNFRELLNARKQELAEIITAEHGKVVSDALGEVARGQEVVEFACGIAHQLKGGHTENASTKIDVHSLRQPVGVSAIISPFNFPAMVPMWFFPVAIATGNTVVLKPSEKDPSAANWIAELWKEAGLPDGVFNVVHGDKEAVDTILDSPEVASVSFVGSTPIAKYVYENGTATGKRVQALGGAKNHMMVLPDADLDLAADAAVNAGYGAAGERCMAISVVVAVESIADELVGKIAERTRTLRIGDGTTEPDMGPLVTGAHRDKVAGYIDAGEESGATLVLDGREHEHSEGFFLNPTLFDHVTPDMSIYTEEIFGPVLAVVRVPGYDEGIELINANPYGNGTAIFTNDGGAARRYENEIEVGMIGVNVPIPVPVGYYSFGGWKNSLFGDTHAYGEEGVQFFTRGKVVTSRWLDPSHGGLNLGFPTND
- a CDS encoding PucR family transcriptional regulator ligand-binding domain-containing protein, with product MDDRERTQREGDDTSAADQAVAALTVAELLDVEEISSGGPEIVSGDDQLGRGIRWVHIADSERVERFLEGGELVLTTARTFRESPAAMAEFFDQLERADASGTIVELVDEDSAPDPEAAEVLRQAAAGRTLPVILLSHRIKFVRITELAHRRLLAQQLSQLERAREIHETYTRLSLERAEAQTIVDRTAELLAAPVVLEDVAHRVLAHAGRGSESITQDWSDLVSAPGADGERRWQQTPVGLRARRWGRLVVPGPTESGVPVDQIIDRAGEALTLTRMADRDEQDLLLQAQSGLVREIADTDDLDEQRARARARSLGFVPPEGAALVPVVVRLDRDPAADPTRLQLRERGLTAELVSAATRQHMACLSTSLQSGSFGLILALSGSRDETQALERLLTEEVEHSTIWTVGIGRSTTSLLDAVARLDSAAQVAEVASTLEVRERPFYRSGDVRLRGLLSVLGHDSRLRAFAEGELGPLLGSTPADTEMRDFLELFLAHGGNKSAVARAGFLSRPALYARIAKLESSLGVSLADAESRTALHVALLWWRMND
- a CDS encoding amino acid carrier protein; amino-acid sequence: MESMLVGIDHSQNSVRAARFAIERAAVTGGRVAIAHVVYWSKFAFPTTVDNESRPGQVALERGRAQAETLDPIVEWAKAEGHFEKIELVAQVRHGRPSEVLADLAETGLYDMVVVARTGECDLRLHSQSSGSTCAGPSGGGPLMALELSLLAADAPAAGIDAALEKYFGPFAKAVESVVFYPLPIFGTEVPIIVLWLVALGLFFTLWLKFLNVRGMKHAYDLVRGRYTTPDAVGEVSHFQALATALSSTVGLGNIAGVAVAISLGGPGATFWMIVAGFLAMSTKMAECFLAVKYRRVHADGTTSGGPMYYLRDGLAEIGRARLGKILAALWAFFMMIAAIGTNAFQSNQAVAQIVEVSGTGSFGTWLSDNRWLLGVILAVITGFVIIGGIRSLAKVTGVLVPAMAVIYIVACLIVLGANFTEIPQAVTAIVTGAFNPEGVAGGVIGSLIVGFQRAAYSNSAGIGDAPIAHSTVRTNRPQTEGFVASLEPFVDTIIVCTMTALVVVITGVWRDSDPDAVNGVTLTSRSFATVAEWFPYVLAVAVVLFAFSTVLSNTFYGMKGFGYRKSAENVYKVIFLCFTVIGASVSLGPIIVFTDSVFFLPAVCNGIGLFLLAKMVRGDFRDYWQKLKAGQYELMA
- a CDS encoding aldehyde dehydrogenase family protein, which translates into the protein MSNYRVQNPATGEVVEEFTEATDAQIDTAVSAAHAAYLSWKDTDIQERAAIVRRAAALFMERKDELAAAICLEMGKSMAESYDEVEFAADIIDYYGVHGPTLATDYQIPSTIPGTARIEALPVGALLGVMPWNFPYYQVARFAAPNLVLGNTIMLKHADVCGRSALLIEDIFREAGVPEGGYSHLFANHDQIASIIADPRVQGVSLTGSERAGAIIGAQAGRNLKKAVLELGGIDPMVVLDSDDVAAVAREAWEFRVYNAGQVCNSNKRLIVMADIYEEFVAELVRLATDLAPGDPAHLGEGEYVPLSSRAAAETVDAQVRKAVAEGAKVLAGGDLSAGPGAYYSPTVLVDVPRNSQSYGEEIFGPVATVYKVSSDAEALELANDCALGLGGSVFSTDEARADKVAAQLEVGMTHVNTIAAEAAEMPFGGVKRSGFGREMGPIGMGEFVNKRLHFIAR